The following proteins come from a genomic window of Gottfriedia acidiceleris:
- a CDS encoding enoyl-CoA hydratase/isomerase family protein: MSKQHLLVDVKERILTLTLNRPESLNSFSFDMLNGITEALNEAKLNPEIKAIVLNGAGRSFSAGGDVKTMGNVTPNAVYEHIGILNTVIKTIREIEKPVIASVHGFAAGAGFNLALACDLIIAADDSKFALSFSQVGLISDGGGSYFLPRLIGPYLAKQFFFTAEPVPAERMDQLGMINKLVAPENLAEETVKFANKIAAGPGKANGMMKKLINQSFTSTLDEMLELERITQPLMVATEDHQEGVAAFKEKRKAIFTNK, translated from the coding sequence ATGAGTAAACAACATTTATTAGTAGACGTTAAAGAGCGGATATTAACTTTAACACTTAATAGGCCCGAAAGTCTAAATTCTTTTAGTTTTGACATGTTGAATGGAATTACTGAAGCGCTTAATGAAGCAAAACTGAATCCGGAAATTAAAGCAATTGTACTAAATGGTGCAGGTCGTTCATTTTCAGCTGGTGGAGATGTTAAAACGATGGGAAACGTCACGCCAAATGCAGTATATGAGCATATAGGAATCCTAAATACAGTTATTAAAACGATTCGTGAAATCGAAAAGCCTGTAATTGCTTCAGTTCATGGTTTTGCAGCTGGTGCTGGTTTTAACTTGGCTTTAGCATGTGATTTAATTATCGCTGCAGACGATAGTAAATTTGCATTAAGCTTCTCTCAAGTGGGATTAATCTCTGATGGAGGCGGTTCTTATTTCCTACCAAGATTAATCGGTCCATATTTAGCAAAACAGTTTTTCTTTACTGCAGAGCCAGTTCCTGCTGAAAGAATGGATCAGCTAGGTATGATTAACAAACTAGTAGCACCTGAAAACTTGGCTGAAGAAACAGTAAAATTTGCAAATAAAATAGCCGCAGGTCCTGGAAAAGCAAATGGGATGATGAAAAAATTAATTAATCAATCTTTTACATCAACCTTAGATGAAATGCTAGAACTTGAAAGAATTACACAGCCATTAATGGTAGCAACTGAAGACCATCAAGAAGGTGTTGCTGCATTTAAAGAAAAAAGAAAAGCGATTTTTACTAATAAATAA
- a CDS encoding acyl-CoA dehydrogenase family protein, giving the protein MDFLYTEKSKELQLKLTKFMETYVYPNERIYEQQLNAQETRWSDVPQVMEELKQKAKQAGLWNLFLPESDLGAGLTNLEYAPLCEIMGRSMIGPEVFNCSAPDTGNMEVLERYGTKEQKENWLVPLLNGEIRSCFSMTEPEVASSDATNIEASIKKEGNYYIINGRKWWSSGAGDPRCKIAIFMGKTNPDAPKYEQQSMILVPLNTPGVKIERVLPVFGYDHAPHGHAEITFTNVKVPASNILWGEGKGFAIAQGRLGPGRIHHCMRLIGAAERALEEMCKRVQNRAAFGKPIANQGVVQEWIANSRIEIEQARLLTLKAAYMMDTVGNKEAKAEIAMIKVVAPSMALRVIDRAIQAFGAAGVSDDYTLAAQWANARTLRLADGPDEVHRAQLARLELKKHTTEKNFSTIKN; this is encoded by the coding sequence ATGGATTTTTTATATACGGAAAAAAGTAAGGAGCTTCAATTAAAATTAACAAAATTTATGGAAACTTATGTTTATCCTAATGAGCGAATATATGAGCAGCAGTTAAATGCTCAAGAAACTCGGTGGAGTGATGTACCGCAGGTTATGGAAGAATTAAAACAAAAAGCAAAACAAGCAGGATTATGGAATTTATTTTTACCTGAAAGTGACCTAGGAGCAGGGTTAACGAATTTAGAATACGCTCCATTATGCGAAATTATGGGACGATCTATGATTGGACCAGAAGTGTTTAATTGTAGTGCACCAGATACAGGGAATATGGAAGTTTTAGAAAGATATGGTACGAAAGAACAAAAGGAAAATTGGTTAGTACCACTTTTAAATGGTGAAATTCGCTCTTGCTTTTCAATGACCGAACCTGAGGTCGCTTCTTCTGATGCAACAAATATTGAAGCGAGTATCAAAAAAGAAGGTAATTATTATATCATCAATGGTCGGAAATGGTGGTCATCTGGAGCGGGGGATCCTAGATGTAAAATTGCAATATTTATGGGTAAAACGAACCCGGATGCACCTAAGTATGAACAGCAATCTATGATTCTAGTCCCGTTAAATACACCTGGAGTAAAAATCGAAAGGGTATTACCAGTATTCGGTTATGATCATGCACCGCATGGACATGCAGAAATTACGTTTACAAATGTAAAAGTTCCTGCAAGTAATATTTTATGGGGAGAGGGGAAAGGATTTGCGATTGCACAAGGTAGACTTGGTCCAGGTCGCATCCACCATTGTATGAGATTGATTGGTGCTGCCGAACGAGCACTCGAAGAAATGTGTAAGCGTGTTCAAAATCGAGCTGCATTTGGTAAGCCAATCGCAAATCAAGGCGTAGTTCAAGAATGGATTGCTAATTCAAGAATCGAAATTGAGCAAGCTAGATTACTAACTTTAAAGGCCGCATATATGATGGACACTGTTGGTAATAAAGAGGCGAAAGCAGAAATTGCAATGATAAAAGTGGTCGCACCTTCAATGGCTTTACGAGTAATTGACCGCGCTATTCAAGCCTTTGGCGCTGCAGGTGTATCTGATGATTATACGTTAGCTGCTCAATGGGCAAATGCCAGAACGCTAAGATTAGCTGATGGTCCAGATGAAGTACATCGAGCGCAGTTAGCAAGATTAGAATTAAAAAAACATACTACAGAAAAAAACTTCTCGACAATAAAAAATTAA
- a CDS encoding 2-phosphosulfolactate phosphatase produces the protein MGKLHLLMKKEEIDDQKLNDEKIVVVFDVLLATSTITAALAFGAKEVIPVMNGQEAVLFTNKNLDKEYLLIGEYEGNTIEGFLSPNPLTLKKIVSEKSIVLSTTNGTVALKNSQNAKKVYAASILNANAVANHLRQSYKDESVILVCSGSSGQFNLEDFYGAGYFIDCLVNESCPFNLSDAAKSAHYFYLGLKAKCNDILAESNVGKMLIRYGFEEELKFVSSKSIFNVVPIFVDGESVVHVNYSKETI, from the coding sequence ATGGGCAAACTTCATCTTTTGATGAAAAAAGAAGAAATTGATGATCAAAAACTAAACGATGAAAAGATAGTAGTCGTCTTTGATGTATTGCTTGCTACTTCCACAATTACAGCGGCATTAGCCTTTGGTGCAAAAGAGGTCATACCTGTTATGAATGGACAAGAGGCAGTTCTTTTCACAAATAAAAATTTGGACAAAGAATATCTATTAATAGGGGAATATGAAGGGAATACAATTGAAGGTTTTCTATCCCCTAATCCATTAACATTAAAGAAAATTGTTTCTGAAAAGTCAATCGTATTATCAACAACGAATGGAACAGTGGCGTTAAAAAATTCTCAAAATGCAAAAAAAGTATACGCTGCATCAATTTTAAATGCAAATGCAGTTGCAAATCACTTAAGACAATCCTACAAAGATGAGTCTGTTATTTTAGTATGTTCGGGATCTTCAGGACAATTTAATTTGGAAGATTTTTATGGAGCAGGTTATTTTATTGATTGCTTAGTAAATGAATCATGTCCTTTCAATTTATCCGATGCAGCTAAGTCTGCCCATTATTTTTATTTGGGGTTGAAAGCAAAATGTAATGATATTTTAGCTGAATCGAATGTTGGTAAAATGTTAATTCGCTATGGATTTGAAGAGGAATTAAAATTTGTTTCTAGTAAAAGTATTTTTAATGTTGTACCAATATTTGTAGATGGTGAAAGCGTAGTTCATGTCAATTATTCAAAGGAAACTATTTAA
- a CDS encoding phosphotransferase family protein, giving the protein MAEKIELETINVRKGEELNPQALHKFLERNIDDLPDGELTIRQFSAGHSNLTYLLKIGEWEVVLRRPPLGPVAPKAHDMKREFRILSEIHPHFSAAPKPILYSENEEIVGSPFFMMERKNGEVFESLFPPHLNVTIEDRKRLSTVMVNKLVELHSIDYTKTKLLDITKPENFMERQVNGWIGRYNRAKTSEISEVDRLMSWLNNYVPKNHQSSIIHYDFKLNNSMFSHDLKEMTGLFDWEMATIGDPLADLGVALCYWIQNDDPDLLKFGLGKPPVTIQEGFMTRNQFIESYAKKSGRDLANINYYMAFAYFKLAVIVQQIFYRFKAGQTSDQRFAKFDQFAENLIRIANEIAVN; this is encoded by the coding sequence ATGGCTGAAAAAATAGAATTAGAAACGATTAATGTTCGCAAAGGTGAAGAGTTAAATCCTCAAGCTTTACATAAATTTTTAGAAAGAAATATTGATGATCTTCCAGATGGAGAATTAACGATTCGTCAGTTCTCAGCTGGGCATTCAAACTTAACCTATTTACTAAAAATTGGGGAATGGGAGGTTGTGTTAAGACGGCCGCCACTTGGCCCAGTTGCTCCAAAAGCACACGATATGAAAAGAGAATTTCGGATTTTATCAGAAATACATCCACACTTTTCGGCTGCACCTAAGCCCATTTTATATTCTGAAAATGAAGAAATTGTAGGTAGTCCATTTTTCATGATGGAAAGAAAAAATGGTGAAGTATTTGAGTCATTATTTCCCCCACATTTAAACGTAACAATTGAAGATCGTAAAAGATTATCTACTGTAATGGTAAATAAGCTGGTTGAGTTACACTCCATAGATTATACAAAAACAAAACTCCTAGACATAACAAAACCTGAGAATTTTATGGAAAGACAAGTTAATGGCTGGATTGGACGTTATAATAGGGCAAAAACTAGTGAAATTTCCGAGGTTGACCGACTAATGAGTTGGTTAAACAATTATGTACCAAAAAATCATCAGTCATCAATCATTCATTATGATTTTAAATTGAATAATTCGATGTTTAGTCATGATTTAAAAGAAATGACTGGACTGTTTGATTGGGAAATGGCAACAATCGGTGATCCATTAGCTGATTTAGGTGTCGCTTTATGCTATTGGATTCAAAATGATGATCCGGATTTATTAAAATTTGGATTAGGTAAGCCACCTGTTACGATTCAAGAAGGATTTATGACAAGAAATCAATTTATTGAGTCATATGCAAAGAAAAGTGGTAGAGATTTAGCTAACATAAATTACTACATGGCTTTCGCTTATTTTAAATTAGCAGTAATTGTTCAACAAATCTTCTACCGATTTAAAGCGGGTCAAACAAGTGATCAGCGTTTTGCAAAGTTTGACCAATTCGCAGAAAATCTGATTAGGATTGCCAATGAAATAGCAGTTAACTAG
- a CDS encoding long-chain-fatty-acid--CoA ligase, whose product MTINKVWLAHYPEYIAKELSIPAKSIPEMFNETVENYPNHSCLSFYGKKNTYKEVQLAVKRFASALQKDGIQKGDRVAIMLPNCPQYVISYYGILTVGGIVTQINPMSVERELKELLNDSGTQTIVVLNSLYPTVKPLIEETNLRKIILVNLTGTEEIYDKGISFGSFLQSGNQEVKPVPIDSHEDVAILQYTGGTTGRSKGVMLTHRNLYANIMQQSEFFKGAFNPGCERVLSIIPFFHVYGMTVCINLSVFMANEMIILPRFEIEEVLNTIKNEQPTLFPGVPTMYIALINHPESEQYGIDAIKLCNSGSAPMPVELMKQFEKKTGATILEGYGLSEASPTTHSNPAFAARKPGTVGIPYPSTDSKIVDLASGLDEVPVGEIGELIIKGPQVMKGYWNLPEETANTIRDGWLYTGDIASVDEDGYVSILDRKKDMIIASGYNVYPREIEEVIYEHPYVKEAVVIGVPDSYRGETVKAVIVLKEDKHITLEEMKEYCKNHLATYKVPRIIEFRKELPKTNVGKILRRAIREEESSIYLG is encoded by the coding sequence ATGACAATAAATAAAGTTTGGTTAGCTCACTATCCTGAATATATTGCAAAAGAACTATCTATTCCGGCAAAATCAATTCCAGAAATGTTTAACGAAACTGTTGAGAACTATCCTAATCATTCTTGTTTATCATTTTATGGTAAAAAAAACACTTATAAAGAAGTACAATTGGCAGTAAAGAGATTTGCCTCTGCTTTACAAAAAGATGGTATTCAAAAAGGTGACCGTGTTGCAATCATGCTTCCAAATTGTCCACAATATGTTATTTCATATTATGGAATTCTAACTGTAGGTGGAATCGTAACCCAAATAAATCCAATGTCGGTTGAAAGGGAACTAAAGGAATTATTAAATGACTCAGGAACTCAAACAATTGTTGTATTAAACAGTTTGTACCCTACCGTCAAACCATTAATTGAAGAAACAAATTTACGGAAAATTATCCTAGTAAATTTAACTGGTACAGAAGAGATTTATGACAAAGGAATATCATTTGGAAGCTTTTTGCAAAGCGGAAATCAAGAAGTGAAACCAGTCCCGATTGATTCTCATGAAGATGTTGCAATTCTTCAATACACTGGTGGAACTACTGGCCGTTCAAAAGGCGTAATGCTAACCCACCGAAATCTATATGCAAATATAATGCAGCAAAGCGAATTTTTTAAAGGCGCATTCAATCCTGGTTGTGAGCGAGTCTTATCTATTATACCGTTTTTTCATGTTTATGGAATGACAGTATGTATTAATCTAAGTGTATTCATGGCAAACGAAATGATCATCCTACCACGTTTTGAAATAGAAGAAGTTTTAAATACGATAAAAAATGAACAACCTACACTATTTCCAGGCGTTCCAACAATGTATATTGCCTTAATCAATCATCCTGAGTCTGAACAATATGGGATCGATGCAATAAAGCTTTGCAATAGTGGAAGTGCACCGATGCCAGTAGAACTAATGAAGCAATTTGAAAAAAAGACAGGTGCTACTATTTTAGAAGGCTACGGATTATCTGAAGCATCCCCAACTACTCATAGTAATCCGGCATTTGCAGCAAGAAAGCCTGGTACCGTGGGAATCCCTTATCCATCTACTGATTCAAAAATCGTTGACTTAGCTAGCGGATTAGACGAAGTTCCAGTAGGTGAAATTGGTGAATTAATTATTAAAGGACCTCAAGTGATGAAAGGCTATTGGAATTTGCCAGAAGAAACGGCAAATACAATTAGAGACGGATGGTTATATACTGGTGATATTGCGAGCGTCGATGAAGATGGATATGTCTCAATTTTAGATCGAAAAAAGGATATGATTATAGCAAGTGGCTATAATGTGTATCCTCGTGAAATAGAAGAAGTAATTTATGAGCACCCATACGTAAAAGAGGCTGTTGTAATAGGGGTACCCGACTCTTATAGAGGTGAAACAGTTAAAGCAGTGATTGTCCTTAAAGAAGATAAACATATTACATTAGAAGAAATGAAGGAATACTGCAAAAATCATTTAGCGACTTATAAAGTTCCACGAATAATCGAATTCCGAAAAGAACTACCAAAAACCAATGTTGGCAAAATATTAAGAAGAGCTATTAGAGAAGAAGAAAGCTCTATTTATTTAGGGTAA
- a CDS encoding acyl-CoA thioesterase, whose translation MEKFTVTPRFCETDALGHINNTSYFIYLEEARIKFFQSLGYSMNLDDWKFILASTKCDFVNQGHFNQKLSVSTYISKIGTKSFHLEHEIRCEETNQMVAKGNAIIVFFNFKEQRSEILPELFREQLERHLVVK comes from the coding sequence ATGGAAAAATTCACCGTTACCCCTAGATTTTGTGAAACCGATGCATTAGGTCATATAAACAATACTAGTTACTTTATTTATTTAGAAGAAGCGCGAATTAAATTCTTCCAATCTCTTGGCTATTCAATGAATCTAGATGATTGGAAGTTTATTCTAGCATCTACGAAATGTGATTTTGTGAATCAAGGTCACTTTAATCAAAAATTATCAGTATCGACCTATATTTCAAAAATAGGAACCAAAAGCTTTCATCTCGAGCATGAAATTCGTTGTGAAGAGACAAATCAGATGGTTGCCAAAGGTAATGCGATCATCGTATTTTTTAATTTTAAAGAACAGCGTAGTGAAATACTTCCTGAGTTATTTAGAGAACAGTTAGAAAGGCATTTAGTTGTTAAATAA
- a CDS encoding TetR/AcrR family transcriptional regulator: protein MKQKIKEHSIQLFDKKGFTSTSIQDIVESIGVTKGTFYYYYTSKEQLLMEIHLQFIDEVLNEQEEVINDSKKSFSDKLFEVIYLSLMDIKRQGPSAKVFYREMRHLNPESLTEIKAKRDLYRFNIEKLLNEGIKNGDLRSDIDVPIVSFGILGVMNWSYEWYNAEGQKNAFEIAKSFQEMILKGIKVGD from the coding sequence ATGAAACAAAAAATTAAGGAACACTCTATACAGCTATTTGATAAAAAAGGATTTACGAGTACATCTATTCAAGATATCGTCGAATCGATTGGAGTGACAAAAGGAACTTTTTACTACTATTATACAAGCAAAGAACAGCTTCTTATGGAAATTCACCTTCAATTTATTGATGAAGTATTAAATGAGCAGGAAGAAGTTATTAATGATTCAAAGAAAAGCTTTTCAGATAAGCTATTTGAAGTCATTTATTTAAGCTTAATGGACATTAAAAGGCAAGGTCCAAGTGCAAAGGTATTTTATCGTGAAATGAGACATTTAAATCCTGAAAGTTTAACAGAAATTAAAGCAAAAAGAGATTTATACAGATTTAATATTGAGAAACTTCTTAATGAAGGAATAAAAAATGGTGATTTAAGGTCAGATATAGACGTACCAATCGTTTCATTCGGTATTTTAGGTGTTATGAACTGGAGTTATGAATGGTATAACGCAGAGGGACAAAAAAATGCATTTGAAATCGCGAAGTCATTCCAAGAAATGATCTTAAAAGGGATTAAAGTAGGGGATTAA
- a CDS encoding SDR family NAD(P)-dependent oxidoreductase, whose product MRLKDKVAVITGGGSGIGRATAIRFAKEGAKIVIADINEVTGEETLGVIKEKNQEAIFIKTNVAKSKSIQNLMKRAVEHFGRIDILFNNAGIGNSEVRSVDLAEEEWDQVIEINLKSVFLGIKYAIPELKKSGNGVIINTASLLGLKGKKYVSAYNASKGGVILLTQNAALEYGKYNIRVNAIAPGIIDTNIIKEWKNDERKWPILSRANALGRIGSPDEIASAALFLASDEASFVTGATLSVDGGGLLF is encoded by the coding sequence ATGAGACTAAAAGATAAAGTCGCAGTTATTACAGGAGGAGGTAGTGGGATCGGGCGTGCTACTGCTATCCGCTTCGCAAAAGAGGGAGCAAAAATTGTTATAGCAGACATTAATGAAGTTACTGGCGAAGAAACGTTAGGTGTTATAAAAGAAAAAAATCAAGAAGCTATTTTCATTAAAACGAATGTTGCAAAAAGCAAAAGCATTCAAAATTTGATGAAGCGAGCTGTAGAACATTTTGGTAGAATTGATATTTTGTTTAACAATGCTGGAATAGGAAACTCCGAAGTAAGAAGTGTAGACTTAGCGGAAGAGGAATGGGATCAAGTAATCGAAATTAATCTAAAAAGTGTATTTCTAGGCATAAAATACGCAATTCCTGAGCTTAAAAAATCTGGCAACGGTGTGATAATCAATACAGCTAGTTTGCTAGGCTTAAAAGGAAAGAAATATGTAAGTGCATACAATGCATCTAAAGGTGGAGTAATATTATTAACGCAAAATGCAGCGTTAGAATACGGAAAATATAATATTCGAGTGAATGCCATTGCTCCAGGAATAATTGATACAAATATTATTAAGGAATGGAAAAATGATGAAAGAAAGTGGCCGATTTTATCCCGTGCAAATGCACTTGGTAGAATAGGGTCTCCAGATGAAATCGCATCAGCTGCACTATTTTTAGCATCTGATGAAGCATCGTTCGTGACTGGAGCTACGTTATCAGTTGATGGTGGAGGATTACTATTCTAA
- a CDS encoding S1C family serine protease: MKKKAFVTIPFCIVLAILIVTSFVLTSTKPSAPYILKPQQLAETTKPAVVRIVDYAIVKWTIPLDDKRVTSVLKKWDYKTELDGFGSGAIINPDGYIVTNAHVLVYSHQLSDHDIVSEAFSILVDDVATENNWTHKYTDAYLKKYTSYEIFQKGVDVYLPTVDDPFSAVVKRYQQPTDHGKDVALLKIDGSNYPTIPLGNSDSIQDQDNIWVIGYPAAADSELLSMHSYVIPTMNKGQISAISKTTLAGSPVLQINAASTHGNSGGPIINNKGQLIGLLTFRGDMVNDQEVQGFHFAVPVNTLKKVVNKADVHDTKSRTDKLFKEGLTFYWAGYYKDALSKFEGIQQIYPYHPDVKKYIHESKQKIGSSKTLWANHKTSFYIQDILASILILILLLYTFTYNSKPNSNTTSNPPLNDNESK, encoded by the coding sequence ATGAAAAAAAAGGCATTCGTGACCATTCCATTTTGTATTGTATTGGCGATCTTAATCGTTACATCGTTTGTGCTCACTTCGACGAAACCATCTGCCCCTTACATACTAAAACCTCAACAATTAGCTGAAACGACAAAGCCAGCGGTAGTTCGAATTGTTGATTATGCGATTGTGAAATGGACGATTCCTTTAGATGATAAACGCGTAACGAGTGTATTAAAGAAATGGGATTATAAAACTGAACTGGACGGTTTTGGATCTGGCGCAATCATTAATCCGGACGGCTATATTGTGACAAACGCACATGTTCTCGTTTATTCTCATCAATTGTCCGATCATGATATTGTTTCTGAGGCATTTTCAATTCTTGTGGATGATGTTGCTACGGAAAATAATTGGACGCACAAATACACAGATGCGTACTTAAAAAAGTATACTAGTTACGAAATTTTCCAAAAAGGCGTCGACGTGTACTTACCGACAGTAGATGATCCTTTTAGCGCAGTCGTCAAAAGGTATCAACAACCAACCGATCATGGAAAAGATGTGGCACTTTTAAAAATCGATGGCTCCAACTATCCTACGATTCCCCTTGGAAACAGTGATTCTATTCAAGATCAAGACAATATTTGGGTGATTGGCTACCCAGCTGCAGCAGATTCTGAATTACTTTCCATGCATAGTTATGTTATCCCCACGATGAATAAAGGGCAAATCTCAGCAATCTCAAAAACTACATTAGCAGGTAGTCCGGTCCTTCAAATAAATGCAGCATCTACCCATGGAAATAGTGGAGGACCCATCATCAACAACAAAGGACAATTGATTGGCTTACTCACCTTTCGAGGAGATATGGTAAATGATCAAGAAGTGCAAGGATTTCATTTTGCGGTACCTGTGAACACGTTGAAGAAAGTTGTCAATAAAGCTGACGTACATGATACAAAAAGCCGAACTGATAAATTGTTCAAAGAAGGGTTAACTTTTTACTGGGCCGGCTATTACAAAGATGCTCTGTCAAAATTCGAAGGAATCCAACAAATCTATCCGTACCATCCAGATGTAAAAAAATATATTCATGAATCGAAACAAAAAATAGGCTCTAGCAAAACACTTTGGGCAAATCACAAAACGAGTTTTTACATTCAAGATATTTTAGCAAGTATACTAATCCTCATTCTTCTTCTTTACACTTTCACGTATAACAGCAAACCAAATTCAAATACCACATCGAATCCACCATTAAACGATAATGAATCCAAATAA
- a CDS encoding Lrp/AsnC family transcriptional regulator, producing the protein MEYQGNKVLDEVDLKILDKLQKESQISNTELARHVNLSPPATHARVKRLENEGYIDRQVAILNQEKLGFDLLCFIFINTNIHQADKLDVLEKQLKSMPQVLECHLLTGEYDYLLKVANRERKELENFIRKLNQLGITRIQTSLALREIKNSTVLPLCEKEE; encoded by the coding sequence GTGGAATATCAAGGAAATAAAGTGTTAGATGAAGTAGACCTTAAAATTTTAGATAAGTTACAAAAGGAAAGCCAAATAAGTAATACGGAACTAGCGCGACATGTGAACCTGTCACCACCTGCTACACATGCGAGAGTTAAACGTTTAGAAAATGAAGGATACATCGATCGGCAAGTTGCAATTTTAAATCAAGAAAAGCTAGGTTTTGACTTACTTTGTTTTATTTTTATCAACACAAATATCCATCAAGCTGATAAATTAGACGTGTTAGAGAAGCAATTAAAATCCATGCCTCAAGTTTTAGAGTGCCACTTATTAACAGGAGAGTATGACTATCTTTTAAAAGTTGCGAACAGAGAACGAAAGGAATTGGAGAACTTTATTCGGAAGTTAAATCAACTCGGAATTACAAGAATTCAAACAAGTTTAGCTTTAAGAGAAATCAAAAATTCTACTGTTTTGCCTTTATGTGAAAAGGAAGAATAA
- a CDS encoding helix-turn-helix domain-containing protein, translated as MKNYLVAISIFLLGVCIIIGSWKISNGLGTKATTSRAVQHQLLTQTELVDYLGLSKEEIHKLTELDDGDGGYSSELPHIKIGSEFYYPKSAIDKWLLNVDLITIP; from the coding sequence ATGAAAAATTATTTAGTAGCTATATCAATTTTTCTTTTAGGGGTATGTATCATAATTGGAAGTTGGAAGATTTCTAATGGATTAGGGACAAAAGCTACAACGAGTCGAGCTGTACAGCATCAACTATTAACACAGACGGAATTAGTTGATTATTTAGGTTTAAGTAAAGAGGAAATTCACAAACTAACTGAGTTAGATGATGGAGACGGTGGTTATTCAAGTGAACTTCCTCATATAAAAATTGGCTCTGAGTTTTACTATCCTAAATCAGCAATCGATAAATGGTTACTAAATGTAGACTTAATAACGATCCCTTAA
- a CDS encoding SDR family oxidoreductase: MHVKELFDLTGKVAIVTGGGRGLGEQIAKGFAEAGANVVLCSRNVEACQEISEELKSLGVESFALKCDVTKKEDVQRVVDETKDSFGRIDILVNNSGASWGAPAEEMPLEAWNKVMNVNVTGTFLMSQAVGKIMLAQKSGKIINIASIAGLVGTNPDVMNAVGYSASKGAVISFTKDLAAKWGPSGIYVNALAPGFFPTKMSKDVISHGTNEILESIPLKKFGNEDELKGAALFLAAPASNYVTGSILVVDGGTSIV, encoded by the coding sequence ATGCACGTAAAAGAGTTATTTGATTTAACTGGGAAAGTAGCTATTGTAACTGGTGGTGGACGAGGTCTTGGTGAACAAATTGCGAAAGGATTCGCTGAAGCAGGTGCAAATGTAGTACTTTGTTCTCGAAATGTGGAAGCATGCCAGGAAATTAGTGAAGAATTGAAAAGTTTAGGAGTAGAATCTTTCGCATTGAAGTGTGATGTAACAAAGAAAGAGGATGTACAAAGAGTAGTTGACGAAACGAAGGATAGTTTTGGCCGAATTGATATTTTAGTAAACAATAGTGGTGCTTCATGGGGAGCACCAGCTGAAGAAATGCCATTAGAGGCATGGAATAAAGTAATGAATGTTAATGTAACCGGTACGTTTTTAATGTCTCAAGCAGTAGGGAAAATCATGTTAGCACAAAAATCTGGAAAAATTATAAATATTGCTTCTATTGCTGGCTTAGTGGGAACGAATCCAGACGTAATGAATGCTGTTGGTTATAGTGCAAGTAAAGGTGCAGTGATCAGTTTTACAAAAGATTTAGCTGCGAAATGGGGTCCAAGTGGCATTTATGTCAATGCATTAGCTCCTGGATTTTTCCCGACAAAAATGTCTAAAGATGTTATTTCCCACGGAACAAATGAAATATTAGAATCTATACCACTTAAGAAATTTGGAAATGAAGACGAATTAAAAGGTGCGGCTTTATTTTTAGCAGCGCCAGCTTCGAATTATGTGACTGGGTCTATTCTAGTTGTTGATGGTGGAACATCGATCGTTTAA